The genome window ACATCAGTAATGTTTATAAACGTCGCAAATGCAGTCTGATTCGCAGCCATAAAGTCCTCACCGGTCTTGACAACAGTAGTATCAGATTTAAACGTGGCATTGGAAGTAGATGTAAGAAAATTTGTGATCTTTGTTGAAGGGTGAAACAAAGGGTCTTCAGGTTTATAAGTTGCAGCAATTATGGTAAAAATCAAGACCCCAAGTACAAACATGCTGAAACAAAGGTTCCCAATCATTGCTAATGCATTGGGTCCTAAATTTTCTGGCCTAAAATTACCATTCCTAGAGAGCAAAATCTGAGATCGACCATACATTTTCTGAGGTTTCTTGAATCACAATCCACTATAACCAAGCTCAAAaagaataaatacaaaaattgaccGCAAACACAATGACAGTGGAAAAAACAGCAACACCCAAGTGAAACGAAGCAAACAGGTATCCAAGAAACACAAGATTTATGCAGGAAATCAAAGGGTTTTACAGATCTGGAAATGGCAATGAGAAACTACAAAGATGGTTTCTAATGTCTTACCTCATGCATGATCCAGATTGGTTATGAGGAGAGGATACACACTTTCCATCACCATAACTGTGTGTAGGAGTGTGTGTTCTTCCGAAAGATGATTTATGGATTTTTAATGTTGCAATGCAGTCAAAGGTTTCGATGCGATAATAATTGGTAGGGCTTTTTTTACTAAATTTTTGTTAGGGTGTTAAGATGATGCCACGTGGAACCATGTGTGATGTCAACCGTTGGATTGTTTAAGTGCTAAGGAAGTGGGGAAATGGCTGGGAGCGGTGGGGTAAAGAGGGAATGAAAACACCGACAAGTTGGGTCTGTTTCCAGTGGCAGAAATGTAATTAGAGGAATGAACTTGGGCATTAAAATTAGAAGAGAATCCTATTTTATTAACTAATTTAATAGTAGAATTTAATTTTGGATCTGGATTTGCAAGAAGCGTTCAATTGTTCACTTGACCTAAGGCTTTTGTGTTATCAGATTGTTTgttgggttattatcactttatccctttTAACTATATCGCTAGTATCAGTTTACCTTCTAATGATATCTTTCAATCATTTCACCCctataagtaattcaactcaacatgttaataaattttgaacaaaaatacccttttattctaTAGCATTACTAAATTGTTATTActattttattcctttaaattatagtgatataattactttaatttctaatattattttctaagtatTTTACttcatcgttaatctaactagtatgataaaaaaaatttaaatatatttaccattatatatataattaaaaataaaaaagttggaatgattattcttctttttttttcactttaagagatccaaaaatataaaaataaaagagttttctcaaatttcttttttcacacttattaatactaggacaagaaaaagagatagaaaagaaggagacagaaaattagattttgcaaagaaaaaaattaaaaaaaagtctaacattatcgtattaATTTAAGGTTgttggaattagaattgaaATCTAATGGTAaacaataaagtaaaataattttaaataataaaaacatttaattctttcttatttgtatttttttaaaaaaagaattgagctctctctctcccccctccATTCCCCTCCCGATCtttctatattttttaaatattaataagattgcaaaaaaaaaaagattaatactttgactttttttttcttgatactaaacagAAGAAGagtcattctaaattttttattatttttattatataaaaagGAGGATactttcttctaaagttttttaacttgctaaatTGGTTTAATAGTGGGATAAATTGCttaaaaaataactctatggGATAAATTGATAGTGAGACTATTgtttatgggggtaaagtgatagtaACTTTAAGGGCTAAACTTGtctttttactttaattaacaaactccgttaaatttgaccgttagtcttgggggtaaagtgactaaaagataacattAAGGGAGAAATTGATAGTGGCACGAAACGTTATggaataaagtaataataacccTTGTTTGTTCGAGCTCTTACTAATGTTAAAGAATGTGATTAAACTCATTAATATACTGGCGGATGGCATCATCTGTGTGGCTACTTGCAgaaaaattttagggttaattacattttatCGCCTTAAAGAATACCTCATTTCTCAATTTACCCcttaacctttaattttgcttacTTAATCCCTTTTAGGATAAAAttacccttgcattattttgacttttcatttaccttattttcctttcttttatttctttttctctttcttttttatttaattcttcctctttcccacaaaaatcttcaccttaatgattgaaattaaaaaaaaaaggaattacagagatctatcttctccctaaatgattaaaaaaatattcaaatcacttttctaaaatacaatttttttagcctttcaattcttttaattttggattttcctctttcctttttactttttagtttctcattttattcccaagaaaatattttaagatgaaattgtggtctgattaataatcatcaattgaaatttgtgacacgtggcatcatacaaaaaatcaaaattagtttttgatgccttttaaaccttcacccagaaatatgcaactacaaactcaaaacaaaaattttcgttgaaatgaaatttctatCGGGAAGggtgaaagagagaagaaaaagaaaaagaaataaaagaaaggaaaacaatttcatcttatgatattttcttgtgaataaaatgagaaactagaaaggaaagaggaaaacccaaaattaaaagaattgaaaggctaaaaaaattgtattttaagaaagtgatttgaatatttttttaatcatttaagaagaagatagatctctacaattcttcttttttaatttcaaacatcaaggtgaagatttttgtgggaaagaaaacgaattaaataaagaagaagtagaaaaagaaataaaagaaaggaaaacaaggtaaatgaaaagtcaaaataatgcaagagcaattttgtcctaaagggggttaagtgagcagaattaaaggttagggggtaagctgagaaatggggtattctttaaggggataaaatgtgattaacccaaaATTTTATGACGATTAACTTTTTAGCAAGCCTTGTAGTTGATTTTTGATCAATAAAATAGTGCCAATTGAACAAATAAAGATCTCAAGATcttatttggattgtatttaaTGTGGAATTTATAAACCCTAAaatttgatttggagttttctttTTTGGGCTGAAGATAGGGGTGACAATTGGGTCGGGTGCGGGTTAGCGGATCAGGTTAAGACTCAAGTATTTTGAACAATACGTCAACCAAAATACGATACAAAATTTAAATGGATCAATTTTTTTTACTCGAATACAACTCATTAATTTCGCTGGTTATCCGAATCCGACCTGAATAACTTGTTTGcttaaccattttttttttatttttttaaccttcTCACTTTGATAGTAtggctgatttttttttaataatgagTTTCCATAAGAATATAGAAAATTGCAACCCAATCTCATAGtattttttggtttttctttttgtacaaaaaaaaaaatcatgaacaaaaacaaaactacgacactttcacaaataaaatacctattttcacataatattcatGATTCCATTTTTGTAATACTAGCTTATAGCCTTAGttagttttctttttatttactttgtgCCTCTAATTTATTAATTGAATTatggttaaataccaaaaacccccctatggtttgactaatgttcactttacctttctatggtttggaaacctacaatttgactCCCCGCCATTTTAACTAAAGTAAAAGTCTGACGGAAAACATTTAGACTAACGTCTGAACGGAAAATGTCACAATTGCCCCTCTATAAGTCAAACCCTTGGAAGAATGTTTCGTGCATTTGAGAATgtgtaaaataccaaaaacccccctgtggtttgtcAAATGTATACTTTATctccctatggtttggaaacctacaatttaaCTCCCTGTTGTTTCACCTAAAGTGAAAGTCTGACAGAAATACCATTATTGTGGATGTTTTCTGTTAGActtttactttagttgaaaAGACAAGGAGTTAAATTGTAGATTTCCAAatcatagggaggtaaagtgaacattagtCAAACCATAGGagggtttttggtatttaacccattgaattataaaattatatattaaacATTTCAAATAGATCAGATAGGTCAACCTGCCTGAATTTGAATTGAACTCATGAAGAGCAAACTCATACCGACTAATTTTGTGTTAGATTCGAGTCGTGTTAAGAATTGTCACATCTAACTGAAGACCAACTCTTCAAGTATTCCAGTCACCTTATTTGTTCATTTTAATGAGTTTAAAATTGTATTCAAGTTACTTTATTTATGACCATTTGGGGTTGTCAtagtttattgaaaaatatttattaAGTGCTTTAAGTGCTTTTAAGTATATTATTTGGCGATATAgttcaataagtacttattgtatagaataatatgtaatttaattttttttaaatgtatttatctctttatttagtttataatataggataaaataattaaatttaatattttattttttaaatcacaaaagtTACTCTAAAAGTATCAAATTTGAGTTTTTGTTAAAATGCTTATAACATCAAAAACTTCACCCCTAATTTTACGGGATAATGTTCACTAAACACTTTATAAAGGGCTTTTAacatttaaaatatttttttttaccaaaaacacCGCAACCTCGAATGGGGCCTTATTCTAACCAGCCAAACTCAAAACCAGCTTTTATTAAGTCTAATTCAAGTAGTTTGCATTTTCATAATGTACATTTCAAATTTTAGCTGATCAAGCCAATCTAGTAGTcccacagaaaaaaaaaaaagaaaagcaaattgAAGTCAAGTTCAAAACATTAACAAACATAAACTATTATTCTTGTTTTGCTTGATTAATTGGGATACTAAACTCAAATTTACCTCATGATAGTCATGCTCAATTCGACTATCTGGGCAGTTTGATTTCTCTTTTAACCGATGCTTTAAAACTAGAAGAACTTCCAATCTTGCATTAGCTATCTTGCTTGCTACAGGATATACAACCGCAAAGTTATAATGTCTTTCTACAGTGGCAGCACCAGATGCACGTCCCACGTTCCTTCTGATATTTCACAATTAATGCAGCAAGAACATGTTATTCATCATCTGCGAAGCGGCCAATAGGCCAAGTTATTTTTGTGGATGGGAATAACAACATAATGGTTAAGTTCATTATGATTTGTACAATTTGAGATACTTTCTTCTTGTCCAGTTTCAGGGCGTTGCCTTCATGTTTACAACACGATCTATGAACGTAGTTTACAAGAATTAATCTTCTGAACTTGTGAGATCAAAGTTAAAGATGTCCAAATCCCAGCAAGGTCATAAAAATCACCTCAAAGGGACTAAAATCGTATCACCAGCCTGTGCTATCTAACGTAAGTTAACTATGCAGTTTCACTTTCATGAATGACTGAGGGAAAAAACTGAGACTAGTTAAGTAGAAACCTGATCTCCAAACCAAATGCATTAGTAATATGAACAAAAGCTATGAAGGGGTACAGGATGAAGCCCTTATCTCCATACGGTTCATGCTGAGCTCCATGCTTCTATTAACCATGTCTTCCATTAATCTCTTGGCTATTTCTGCCGCTTTATCTGTTCCATCAACTCGTGTAGCAAAATCATATACTATTTTCTCAAATACAGCAGATGACATCTTTTTGTCAGGAGGGGAGTCTCTAAGCAGGTCCAAAAGTTTTCTAGCTCTTTCCTGAGCTTGAGGTGTACCCTCTGCAGTGAGTCGTAGGAGGCCTGGAATGGGGCCTTCATTAAGAATGGGATCCCTATATTTATCTCGGCAGCTCTGGCACAACGACAGTAAAGCTCCAACTGCATGTTCTGTGCTAACAAGAGATCCATCCTCAACTGTTAAAACTAGAGTCAGTATTCCACCATCCGCATTTGTTATTGCCGACCGTCCTCCTTCAGAATGAGAAAGGATCTCAAGTAGGGCTGTTGTTTTCTCAGCAAGCTTTGAGTATTTTTTGCATTCCTTAAGGAGTTTTATTAACGGAGAAGCTGCTCTAGCATCGAGAACCAGCTTAGGTTCTTCTTTGTTAGTTGAGAGATTGTGGAGAGCTGTGACAGCATCAActcttccttgaacacttccagaGACAAGTATCTGCATCAAAAGAGGGGCAACTCCAGAAGCTGCAATTACTGACTTATTAGCTGCTGCTGCTGACAATGATAACATAGTTGCAGTTGCCAATTCTCTTAAATTGCCATTTTCAAGTTTCAGGAGCTCAACTAGAGGGGGAACAGCACCAGACGTAACTATCCCGATCTTGTTTCTGGGAATAGTAAGTGAAAATAACAGCATCAGACAATCTGACAGTACACGAGTTCCCCCTCCCTCCCCCCTCCCTTTCTGTTTCACAAATGCCCAACACCTAAATGCCTAACAGTACGTAAGGTATTACCCTAACATAACTGTCTAATTAGATCCACTAACAATTCAAAATTCAGAAAAGAAGCTCtttgctttcttgacttgtgcTCAGGAAATTCCAAAAGCAATACAACACATCACAACACAAATTTCACTCACAAAGCACTCAACTGCAAACACAATGATGAAATTACCCCTACAAAGAAGAATTGTGAGCGTGGCCATGTTTAATACAATACTATTTGTAGAAACATGTTCCTTACTTGCACACTTAAAGAAAAATAacgaaaaaaagtgaaaaatcaaAGCTCGAGCTTTATCTTGAATCTAGTCATCTgcaaattagttgcattttgaTTATGCCTCTTAATGCAAAAGCTCTGAGGTTAAATTCCATCAAGAAGTACTACTAATCCAAATTAACCAAAGAAAAGGTACTCAAATCTGTAACCAAACACTTCAAAAGTACTTTCTAAAACTAAAAGCACTTCTAGCATGAATGACCATAATGCCAAACATCTTTATGACTCAGGAACATAGCCCTTTGGTCACTTTATTGACAAGAGAGTATTTGAatcataattttaaaaaaaatactagtgGAAAATTTTTAGACATAATTATGACAAAAAAAAGGATGCCGTATTCCAAATCAGGAAAATTCAGTTGCAGCCAAGCTCAATAACAGCCTGGTGTTCTTAATGGCCTGGCTCTTCTGCACTGCACTTCTGGGAAAAGTGACAACAAGTGCAACGTCAAGGTTGCTATTCTGCTGAAAAAAATTTTTTCCTCTAGTGTCAAAACCAGCATCTTAATTACCATCTTTTAGTTTCTAAACTGTTATCTACTTTCCTAGAATGGAATGCTTTAAGCACAATACCTTTCCTCCTATCAAAACTCAGAACCTAGAAAAGATGGTTACTCTACAATATCATGATATCAAACATTTTTATCTTAATCGAACCATGGGACTTAGCCAACTCCTTTCTGGAACTCTTTCCCAATGAAGTTAAAATGCTGATTTAGGATTAATAAATTGGAATAGTGATCCTTATGTAACTGTTTATGGAATAGCATGTAACCTCCTTCAACATCCCTAAATACATTGTAATTTATAGAAGAGCTCGGCCATTGTCTTCAATAATGGTAGGAAAGACATACCAATACACCTAAAAGTAGGCACAGTCTCGAGGAGTAAAGAAGAACTTAAGCATCTCAATTATCTTTCAAAGACAAGATTAACTCTCTTTATTCCAAATTTGTATCTTTTACTTTGGCAAGGCACAACAATTAAAGAGAGCTGAGAATATAATAATTCAATGAAACATTGAAGAGAAAGTTTGAAACATGTGAATTGACCAATTAGGAAACTTTGAAACCGTTCCTCTTTATGGATTATAAAGCATTCGAAAACAAGAAGAATTTTGTCATTAGCTTctaagaaggaaaaagatgatAATTTGTGATTAATTGCAAAGAAAATTAACACGCTCAGTAGCAAACAGCAGCTATTGAACAGCTATTCGAGCAATCAATATATGTTTTAGCATTTTCATTCCAAATGTAAATATGGTCAATCATAGGTCTTCATATCCACTAAGCAATACCATGAATGCTGtataaattagttttacaagaTCTCCATTTCTGAAACAGAAACATTTTGAAACACATATTGCAAGACGGTACTCGGGATTAATACCACCATATATGAAGCTAAaccaaactttttcaagttaGAATATCTGTACTTCAACATCTTTGGTGAATCAAATAAGCTAATCATCTTAAATTGAATAAACACATCAAGACAACCTGAGCTTACAGGGCAAGTGAATTATTATATTCTAACTAATAATCTCTGATCAGCACTTTCTAACTAATATTCTCTGATAAGCACTTTCAAACTAATATTCTAATTATATCCATTTTCATGTTTCTAATTTTCTATATTTACCTACATCAGGTTCAAAACATCTGCTGCAATCTATTACAACATCAAGTTTCTTTCAGCAACTATCACAAcagttttttttcttgaaaatggtTGGTGCTGATCTCAGGTTGAATATTTGCTCAAATTGCATCAACTTGTCGTGCCAAGATCCAATGACTGAAGCTGGAGCTCAAAATCATATTGCTAATGTCAAAATCCTGACAGCCACAGCCAGGATCTgtatattaaaataattttggtaaattttaatTACTTATCCATAGGAATTCGCATATGAGCCATTTGCAAGGAAAACCACTTGGCCTTTTGCCAAGCAATCTATATAGCTAAACCCTCATTCTACATTTCAAACCTGTTATCCTTTGTTTCCAATTCTTCTTTCTCCCCTCCCATTTGCTTAGATCACCTAAAAATCTCCACCAAAGTTTTTCTGATCTTTGAGTCTCTTTATCAAAGAAAAAACACCAGTAATAAACACACCTCTGTAAGAATTTTTCTTGCCTAGTCTCTCTATCTGCATCTCCTTACCCAGGCTACATGTGGAAAAGGCTTTATTTAGATCGGAACAGGTAATGGCACTGATGTTATTTGTCTCCCTGTACAGGGTATGAACTTAGCATATTTCATGATGTTACTGAAGATATCTGTTTGTGAATGTCTCTAATCCAATAAGTCATGATTTTTAACATATCCAAAGCACAGGTAGTCTATTGATGAGTTCTTAACTCAATGTCATATCTAGGTTTCATAATGCAGGGTTGACTGAAGTCAAGTTCAAAATCAGTTTTATGTTAATTTTTGCTCTTAAAAATGTCAGTTTTACAGATAAGACATATCAAAGTTCTAGATAACTTAGCATGACGACTTGCAGGGTACTATAACTAATAACTGACAACGGTAACTACATATCTCATGTGCTGTTGTTTCTGTAGCATTATTTGTCATTGTAACATCATACCGATTATAATTCTATTATATTATTGTAGCACATCCTGTTTACTTGTCTAGAGTGAAATGCACCAATCATTTTCTCATAAAATATTAAAACTCCTGAAGGAAGTTCTTGCAGTGCACATGGTTTGTCTGAACCAAGGGAGAAAATTTGAAACCAGCTTTTCTCAGCTCTGGTTCCTAAAGACAACATCCTCACAAACTTGCCTTGCAGCGTAACAGTTAAGTTCTTCTGACTTCCTACCACAAGACAGGGCAAAACTTTTCCCTTGAAAATAAAGCAAAATGGAATGACTAAAGACAGGTATAGAAAGACTTGAAAAAGTAAGACTCTTATTCTGGTGCTTATGTTTGAAATTTCAGTCAATATTGCTAAGTTTCATTCAACTATAAGCAGCTATGCAGCTGATTTGCCtcaattgcatttcattctggTCACTGATTTTCTTTAGGCATGCCATAtcacattaggcacaaattgaTGATGTTTATTGCTTGGCactaaagagaaaaaaaaagttcataTACTAGCAAGTTGTTCCACCAGAGTAGTCTCCAAACGCAAAAAAAGTAACCAACACAGTGgaacaaaagtaaaaaaaaaaaaaaaaccataataTTGGTATTAAAAATGATTTCATGCACCAAAAGCTAGTAATCCTTTAACTATCAATCATTTCAATTTTTCGTGCATCATCTAATTTCAGCAGAGACACCAAATCTACAGAAATTAATTTGACCACAATCCCACTTTCAGTGGATACCAAAATAAGTTCACATAAGAAACCTGTTCCTACGAATTAATTGATTTACAGATTAAAACTGGGCAGAGGAGTATTCAAATATTCGCACAACTaaattacatatcaaatttcTGAATCCTTCCCTCGATTACAAACCATTTTCCAGCAACACTAAATCTTAAGCTCACTCGAACTTCCACAGAAACATCAATATTACGTATTTGAGGCTTTTCAGCACATAAAGGGAAGCAAAAAATTGGCGAACCGGAaaacattttgaaaaaaaaattatatgaaaaGAAAAGCGGACCGTTCATTGCGAACAGCAAGATTAAGGAGGGCAAGGAGGGCGGGCTCTCGAGCAGCAGGCTGATGAAGCATAGAAACGAGGGGCGGAATGACGCCAGCGGCAGCCAAACGAGAACGGGTTTTGGAGGAAGAAGATTTCGACTTTCTGACGAGTTTTCTCACGTCTTTTGCTGCTTCTATTTGGGCATTTAAATTCCCACTTCTTAGAAGTCTCTCGACCACTTGCTCGATTTCCTTATTATGCGGCAGCGGCTGCCGCAACTCCTCCTGCTGCGGCGGCGTAGATTCTGCCGCCGGTGATGTTCCGGTGCTCCGGGGCAGCTCGTCTTCCATCTGTTTGATAATAAGACTGCTTTACTGCTCTCCTTCTCAGTGTCTTCCCGTTTCTAATCTTGGGGGTTATATAATGCTAAGTAGGTAACATTTTTGCTTTTcgattttatctttttttttttgtcagtttTAAGTTTATCTTTCTGTTTTACAGAGTTATCTAAGTTTGTCTTTTAGTTCTATGGAGCATCACTATCTATGTCAATAATCTATACTTATAATGGAGGAGGGGGCAGAGGAAGCGAAATGATTCTTGAAGGTTCATAGTCAAgatttagccaaaaaaaaaaaaaaaggtttagaTTGCATCTTTTATATTAGTGGAGcctataaaattttattttatagttACACGTTGTTGAAAGTAAATTATACTGTGTGCATATAAAATACATCTTGTGTATTTTACACAAAATCGATTCGAACGATTTTCTGACAAATCGTTCGGCCCCTTGTCCACCTATAAATATACTAGTTGTCAGGTAGTTTGTTGATAATATGACATGCATCACTTTCCAAAATGCTTATCTATTAATTTAGTTCAAATGTTTAAATCAGCAACAAGATTAAACACAAGTGTTTATTGGATTTATTGGACTTAGCTCCTTTCTAGtagattttcttttcattttctgcaGTGCATGGTGCACATTTGGATGTATGACATGTatattcatttattaataatGGTTAAGATTACTCAAATTTAAAATGATCATGTCCCTTTTTAGTAAATAAAGACACACGTCATGCATCAAGATATGTATTGTGAGAAATGGAGAGAGGAGCTAAATCCATGTTTGCTTGtggggaaaagggaagaaaagtgaaggaaaataactttcctacaaattttgaatatttgtTCGCCGGGAAACTTATGGGACCCATCACATAAATTTTTTCGGTAATCACTCATTTTCCTATAAAATTTTTCCTACTGAAATTGATAGGAAAGTAAGTCACAAGAAAGTTTCAACTAATTAGttttttttacttcttttttctAAACTATTTCCTCCATTCTAAACTTCTACATAAATTAGTATATCTTAgaatttacaattcaaacagCTGGCTTGTAGGTAGACATTCTattcttattttaaaaattaatgaattagTAATTTATTGAATCATTTAATGCtccttttttatatttatatattttttaaataacttatatacacatattacacacacacacacataaactTATTATTAAAGAATGTGATTATTTTTTAAGTAAACAACTCTTCCAATATGCAGCAAAATTACATGTTTTTACatattaaataccaaaaaatggagaaattcaatattgaatattttctattaAGGAACATAGTAGCCAATTTTCCATGACTTTTCGGCTAAACAAACACAAggattttgtattttgttgcaTCATTTTCTTGTTAACCaaacaaatctggaaaagtttccttttccttttccttgcttCACTTTTCCTATGACACAATTTCTTATACGATTTTCCTATCAAACAAACAGAGTCTTAGTGAAGAGACTGTCTAAGTAAAACCTTTCCCATATGTGGTTTTTAAACTAACTTATCAATAAGCCTCTCTAATCTACCTATTTATCAATTAAGATATTTTGGAAGTTTTCAAATACTAACacaattcctcaaaaaaaa of Coffea arabica cultivar ET-39 chromosome 5c, Coffea Arabica ET-39 HiFi, whole genome shotgun sequence contains these proteins:
- the LOC113689025 gene encoding U-box domain-containing protein 7-like is translated as MEDELPRSTGTSPAAESTPPQQEELRQPLPHNKEIEQVVERLLRSGNLNAQIEAAKDVRKLVRKSKSSSSKTRSRLAAAGVIPPLVSMLHQPAAREPALLALLNLAVRNERNKIGIVTSGAVPPLVELLKLENGNLRELATATMLSLSAAAANKSVIAASGVAPLLMQILVSGSVQGRVDAVTALHNLSTNKEEPKLVLDARAASPLIKLLKECKKYSKLAEKTTALLEILSHSEGGRSAITNADGGILTLVLTVEDGSLVSTEHAVGALLSLCQSCRDKYRDPILNEGPIPGLLRLTAEGTPQAQERARKLLDLLRDSPPDKKMSSAVFEKIVYDFATRVDGTDKAAEIAKRLMEDMVNRSMELSMNRMEIRASSCTPS